The following are encoded in a window of Ictalurus punctatus breed USDA103 chromosome 13, Coco_2.0, whole genome shotgun sequence genomic DNA:
- the raraa gene encoding retinoic acid receptor alpha-A isoform X2 has translation MYEGMDVVGLHPAPNPFLMMEYYGQRFPNTPWSASKHSVETQSTSSEEIVPSPPSPPPPPRVYKPCFVCQDKSSGYHYGVSACEGCKGFFRRSIQKNMVYTCHREKSCIINKVTRNRCQYCRLQKCLEVGMSKESVRNDRNKKKKEEKKVECVESGVLSADTELMIERVRKAHQDTFPSLCQLGKYTTSNSSERRVSLDVDLWDKFSELSTKCIIKTVEFAKQLPGFTTLSIADQITLLKAACLDILILRICTRYTPEQDTMTFSDGLTLNRTQMHNAGFGPLTDLVFAFANQLLPLEMDDAETGLLSAICLLCGDRQDLEEADKVDVLQEPLLEALKLYVRKRRPHKPHMFPKMLMKITDLRSISAKGAERVITLKMEIPGSMPPLIQEMLENSEGLESTGGGASSRSNPAPSGSCSPSPSPSSAHSSPSTQSP, from the exons ATGTACGAGGGCATGGACGTGGTGGGTTTGCACCCTGCCCCGAACCCCTTCCTCATGATGGAGTATTACGGCCAGAGGTTCCCCAACACGCCCTGGAGCGCCTCCAAGCACT CCGTGGAGACGCAGAGCACGAGCTCGGAGGAAATTGTCCCCAGTCCGCCGTCTCCTCCTCCGCCACCGAGAGTCTACAAACCCTGCTTCGTCTGCCAGGACAAATCCTCCGGCTACCACTACGGCGTCAGTGCCTGCGAAGGCTGCAAG GGGTTTTTCCGCAGGAGCATCCAGAAGAACATGGTGTACACGTGTCACCGGGAAAAGAGCTGCATCATCAACAAGGTGACGCGGAACCGCTGCCAGTACTGCCGCCTGCAGAAGTGTCTGGAAGTCGGCATGTCCAAGGAGT CGGTGCGGAACGACaggaacaagaagaaaaaggaggagaagaaggtgGAGTGCGTGGAGAGCGGCGTGTTGAGCGCCGACACAGAGCTGATGATCGAGCGTGTGAGGAAAGCGCACCAGGACACTTTCCCCTCGCTCTGTCAGCTCGGCAAATACACAAcg agtaaCAGTTCAGAGCGACGTGTCTCGCTAGACGTGGATCTGTGGGATAAATTCAGCGAGCTCTCCACCAAGTGCATCATCAAGACGGTGGAGTTCGCTAAGCAGCTTCCCGGCTTCACCACACTCTCCATCGCTGACCAGATCACGCTGCTCAAAGCCGCCTGCCTCGACATCCTG ATTCTTCGCATCTGTACGCGCTACACACCTGAGCAGGACACCATGACGTTCTCGGACGGTTTGACGCTGAACCGCACGCAGATGCACAACGCCGGCTTCGGGCCACTCACGGACCTGGTGTTCGCCTTCGCCAACCAGCTGCTGCCGCTTGAGATGGACGACGCAGAGACGGGCCTGCTCAGCGCCATCTGCCTGCTGTGTGGGG atCGTCAGGATCTGGAGGAGGCCGATAAGGTGGACGTGCTGCAGGAGCCGCTGTTGGAGGCTCTGAAACTCTAtgtgaggaagaggaggccACACAAACCCCACATGTTCCCCAAGATGCTGATGAAGATCACAGACCTGCGGAGCATCAGCGCCAAGG gagcaGAGCGAGTGATCACGCTGAAGATGGAGATCCCTGGCTCTATGCCTCCTCTCATCCAGGAGATGCTGGAGAATTCGGAGGGGTTGGAGAGCACGGGGGGAGGAGCCAGCTCACGGTCAAACCCCGCCCCCTCGGGCAGCTGTAGTCCCTCGCCCTCGCCCAGCTCCGCCCACAGCAGCCCATCCACTCAATcgccctga
- the raraa gene encoding retinoic acid receptor alpha-A isoform X1 produces the protein MSGKGFPVAHFSYFLPHVIGGLSPPSMPTMSVSGYSTPSPATVETQSTSSEEIVPSPPSPPPPPRVYKPCFVCQDKSSGYHYGVSACEGCKGFFRRSIQKNMVYTCHREKSCIINKVTRNRCQYCRLQKCLEVGMSKESVRNDRNKKKKEEKKVECVESGVLSADTELMIERVRKAHQDTFPSLCQLGKYTTSNSSERRVSLDVDLWDKFSELSTKCIIKTVEFAKQLPGFTTLSIADQITLLKAACLDILILRICTRYTPEQDTMTFSDGLTLNRTQMHNAGFGPLTDLVFAFANQLLPLEMDDAETGLLSAICLLCGDRQDLEEADKVDVLQEPLLEALKLYVRKRRPHKPHMFPKMLMKITDLRSISAKGAERVITLKMEIPGSMPPLIQEMLENSEGLESTGGGASSRSNPAPSGSCSPSPSPSSAHSSPSTQSP, from the exons CCGTGGAGACGCAGAGCACGAGCTCGGAGGAAATTGTCCCCAGTCCGCCGTCTCCTCCTCCGCCACCGAGAGTCTACAAACCCTGCTTCGTCTGCCAGGACAAATCCTCCGGCTACCACTACGGCGTCAGTGCCTGCGAAGGCTGCAAG GGGTTTTTCCGCAGGAGCATCCAGAAGAACATGGTGTACACGTGTCACCGGGAAAAGAGCTGCATCATCAACAAGGTGACGCGGAACCGCTGCCAGTACTGCCGCCTGCAGAAGTGTCTGGAAGTCGGCATGTCCAAGGAGT CGGTGCGGAACGACaggaacaagaagaaaaaggaggagaagaaggtgGAGTGCGTGGAGAGCGGCGTGTTGAGCGCCGACACAGAGCTGATGATCGAGCGTGTGAGGAAAGCGCACCAGGACACTTTCCCCTCGCTCTGTCAGCTCGGCAAATACACAAcg agtaaCAGTTCAGAGCGACGTGTCTCGCTAGACGTGGATCTGTGGGATAAATTCAGCGAGCTCTCCACCAAGTGCATCATCAAGACGGTGGAGTTCGCTAAGCAGCTTCCCGGCTTCACCACACTCTCCATCGCTGACCAGATCACGCTGCTCAAAGCCGCCTGCCTCGACATCCTG ATTCTTCGCATCTGTACGCGCTACACACCTGAGCAGGACACCATGACGTTCTCGGACGGTTTGACGCTGAACCGCACGCAGATGCACAACGCCGGCTTCGGGCCACTCACGGACCTGGTGTTCGCCTTCGCCAACCAGCTGCTGCCGCTTGAGATGGACGACGCAGAGACGGGCCTGCTCAGCGCCATCTGCCTGCTGTGTGGGG atCGTCAGGATCTGGAGGAGGCCGATAAGGTGGACGTGCTGCAGGAGCCGCTGTTGGAGGCTCTGAAACTCTAtgtgaggaagaggaggccACACAAACCCCACATGTTCCCCAAGATGCTGATGAAGATCACAGACCTGCGGAGCATCAGCGCCAAGG gagcaGAGCGAGTGATCACGCTGAAGATGGAGATCCCTGGCTCTATGCCTCCTCTCATCCAGGAGATGCTGGAGAATTCGGAGGGGTTGGAGAGCACGGGGGGAGGAGCCAGCTCACGGTCAAACCCCGCCCCCTCGGGCAGCTGTAGTCCCTCGCCCTCGCCCAGCTCCGCCCACAGCAGCCCATCCACTCAATcgccctga
- the mki67 gene encoding proliferation marker protein Ki-67, whose amino-acid sequence MPLLGKIVVIKRNGTDGTEFPLTASCLFGRKLDCDIRIQLPQVSKEHCRIELNENKELILTNLSSVNPTLINGETLQQSERLKHGDLITIIDRSFRFEYPPAQTPKKKHLSTPGKGETVKVLQDQQVKSTPGSTEKKKSEHAKDTCLKDGSNLPACPGQSVGDQSNASTDSTLSPFSDLYNMVKRDLSTKPMWKSASVSNTPLSKQELEKVSSENEKPATPKSVQKKRRSSTARAEKLPAQVKTATPVVQGEQKRCSEGVGTPVPQKKTPQTTPQKFTTDQVAEQIAFESPSTKSPKDRRSSASQTPENRTTTQNPSEPTEAEEAEEAKAKQATRTSPRASAGKRFQVQDVSQEVVATPTSDDTGNDQKSSKKHKRDDLPLPAAKRKRVSFGGQLSPELFDKRLPPDSPLRRGATPWRRSLGFSQKSHSLLRRASTIGLMGYQLEEDLAESPAKSASPKRAASPAKTKKETPSSSKTLKKTPSPAKTLKKTPSPAKTLKKTPSPAKTLKKTPSPAKTLKKTPSPAKKSPSPKAKTPSPKNSKTPPPPSNPSTPASSRRLSNASVKSRSSSEESLLKTPTTHGRFSVSRISTPSPIPDPQKETKEEPVHVEEAPQLRATPRATLRRSSMKASARKSVLKSALDVVRSRRSGASRANLKVVSSWADIVKFGQAKPQMEGDAKKTTTKRTAVKHAKANKPKTPAHRLKDHMSTGHADSPASIVVGKAYLRSTRLVGAAPKVVCNVALFKKDMKMDEDLTGLSDIFKTPANSRRKSAFIKPSECPATPLGVEMTETSVMNTPEESGEMVVSPMSVASSAGPARYNAEAVTRLLQDDQDRSVIEEKYDSAALPPSDVSVALDMSGEGQPKNKKATPVQKPQRKPAQAECLTGVKRLMRTPKQKAEPVEDLRGKLLKTPKEPKPPQEESLEGIKELLDTPVRKGTLLEDDMAGVKKLTKTPKVINSPVVCAVALKRLVKTPKDKTEREEDFTGVKRLMKTPRQKKQQVEEDLTGVQEMMKTPQQKKQLVEEDLTGVQEMIKTPKQKKQLVEEDLTGVLEMMKTPKQKKQPVEEDLTGVQEMMKTPQQKKQLVQEDLGIQQMMKTPKQKKQLVEEDLTGVLEMMKTPQQKKQLVQEDLGIQQMMKTPKQKKQLVEEDLTGVQEIIKTPQQKKQPVDEDLTGVLEMMKTPQQTKQLVEEDLTVVQQMMKTPKQKSQLVEDLVGVKRLLQTPKEKGEPVENDFGIDHLMKTPKQKGDEAVLGSTMDAEFNSVSSGVLLLEDASEESEEKENICPVENVKNDGEAAVGLQIETEEGETSCQEVEASVASPEQEEQSNRSSPAKKTRRGAQVRTARRSQKSQGRQVDSDSLSGTVAGSEEETSAGSPKSVPCVRLRRGKSAVDLLEDVPVQTPDRKYTRGKIPKEQAEAQKPARASAEALKPRRGRKAERDVSPVVDLTASAEVEDSVKTPAPARTKRGRKEKHEPENPQKPEASVGVASESAELQPSEETEPPVKSNTRARRGRTTKQEPTTAAEVEESSDAVVEVEAVVLESSKIKSAAKTRRGRLTKKEMLKTSQFEESCEPTLTVMESDVKSSDAVVVTEPKLSAIAEDQSAAETVQANSKPRRGRAAKKETPQAEDTSKPTLDPEVLPEERTRMPVVKSRRGRSANPGALINQGAADESNIEPSAVEPEPKAEAPAVRSGRGAGNKQVKSQVEDAANGPFTETSAAATVAEEPAVKNVRGGRRTKQPKAQVLDDSQDSEPIRQLEASAARSSRGKRTAAVKDEPDAPVKRVRRGATLEAPPVVKPSRGRKAATKSEPEEVSEGSTSVVGPIEETSNETKVPGSATEETPLSEAEAKRGRGRIVKKAKVSTKDTSVREAEEAAAEEEPQQKMSRKKDEPAAKDDAETKQSVHPAVKGRKGRGAKEQEEPEKEKPAAEESIQPVRRGRAAASVGLEVAARQKRGQKRKDLEVEGDKIPDTEPLPKRKRGKGAGAEAQTDAAAAPGRGRRTAAKEAEETSVVEAEEAPKKEEKPVRGRRKAAPEDVPPQAEDPISERTTRRGTRGEKKAETDVASAPARRTRRK is encoded by the exons ATGCCTTTGCTCGGTAAAATCGTGGTGATAAAGAGAAACGGGACGGATGGAACCGAGTTTCCGCTCACAGCGTCCTGTCTGTTCGGGAG GAAGCTCGACTGCGATATCCGGATCCAGCTGCCACAGGTGTCCAAAGAACACTGCAGAATCGAGCTCAACGAGAACAAAGAG cttattTTGACCAACCTGAGCTCGGTGAATCCGACTCTCATTAACGGTGAGACTCTGCAGCAGTCCGAGCGTTTGAAGCACGGAGATCTAATCACAATTATCGATCGTTCTTTCAG GTTCGAGTATCCACCTGCGCAGACTCCGAAGAAAAAGCACTTATCCACACCCGGTAAAGGAGAAACTGTCAAG GTCCTGCAAGACCAGCAGGTGAAGAGCACACCCGGAAGTACAGAGAAAAAGAAGTCAGAGCACGCCAAAG ACACCTGCTTGAAAGATGGCTCCAATCTGCCTGCCTGTCCGGGCCAGAGTGTTGGGGATCAGAGCAATGCGAGCACAGACAGCACCTTGTCTCCCTTCTCTGACCTTTACAACATGGTCAAGCGAGACCTGTCCACCAAACCCATGTGGAAATCTGCCAGTGTGTCCAATACCCCTCTCTCGAAACAGGAACTTGAGAAGGTTTCAAGCGAGAACGAGAAGCCGGCGACGCCGAAGTCGGTGCAGAAGAAGAGAAGATCCTCAACCGCTCGAGCAGAGAAGCTGCCTGCTCAGGTGAAGACGGCCACGCCTGTTGTTCAGGGAGAACAAAAGAGGTGCTCGGAGGGTGTCGGGACACCCGTACCTCAGAAGAAAACCCCCCAGACGACGCCACAGAAGTTCACCACTGACCAGGTGGCCGAGCAAATCGCCTTCGAGAGTCCGAGTACCAAGTCTCCGAAAGACAGAAGGAGCAGTGCTTCTCAAACCCCGGAGAACCGGACCACTACCCAGAATCCCTCAGAACCAACAGAGGCCGAAGAGGCTGAGGAGGCCAAAGCGAAACAGGCCACCAGGACATCTCCGCGAGCAAGTGCAGGAAAACGCTTTCAAGTCCAAGACGTGTCGCAGGAGGTTgtagccacgcccacttctgATGACACAG GTAATGACCAGAAGTCCAGTAAGAAGCACAAACGTGACGACCTGCCCCTTCCTGCAGCCAAGAGAAAACGGGTGTCCTTTGGCGGACAGCTGAGCCCTGAACTATTCGACAAACGTTTACCGCCCGATTCCCCCCTACGCCGAGGGGCAACCCCTTGGAGACGCAGCTTGGGGTTCTCTCAGAAATCTCACTCTCTACTCAGACGAGCTTCCACCATTGGCCTGATG GGTTACCAGCTTGAAGAGGATCTTGCAGAGAGCCCTGCCAAGAGCGCTTCACCTAAACGGGCAGCTTCCCCTGCCAAGACTAAGAAGGAGACTCCTTCTTCTTCCAAGACTCTGAAGAAGACTCCTTCCCCTGCCAAGACTCTGAAGAAGACTCCTTCCCCTGCCAAGACTCTGAAGAAGACTCCTTCCCCTGCCAAGACTCTGAAGAAGACTCCTTCCCCTGCCAAGACTCTGAAGAAGACTCCTTCCCCTGCCAAGAAGTCTCCAAGTCCAAAGGCTAAAACCCCATCTCCTAAAAATTCCAAGACCCCTCCACCTCCTTCAAACCCATCAACTCCAGCATCCTCAAGGAGGCTCTCCAACGCTTCGGTGAAGTCGCGATCTTCGAGTGAAGAGTCCCTTCTCAAGACCCCTACGACGCATGGGCGATTTTCGGTTTCCCGAATCAGCACCCCGTCGCCCATCCCTGATCCGCAGAAAGAAACGAAGGAAGAACCTGTACATGTAGAAGAAGCGCCTCAGTTACGTGCAACCCCGAGGGCCACGCTGAGAAGGAGCAGCATGAAGGCGTCGGCTCGGAAGAGCGTGCTGAAGAGCGCGCTTGATGTTGTGCGATCGCGGCGCAGCGGAGCTTCGCGTGCTAATTTAAAAG TCGTCAGTTCTTGGGCCGACATCGTGAAGTTCGGACAGGCCAAACCTCAAATGGAAGGAGACGCTAAGAAAACGACAACCAAGAGAACGGCAGTCAAGCACGCTAAAGCGAATAAACCCAAG ACGCCTGCACACCGACTGAAAGATCACATGAGTACCGGACATGCGGATTCTCCAGCCAGTATAGTCGTAGGCAAAGCCTACTTACGATCTACTCGACTTGTTGGTGCTGCCCCTAAAGTAGTATGCAACGTCGCCCTGTTTAAAAAGGATATGAAAATGGATGAAGATCTTACCG GGCTATCCGATATCTTCAAAACTCCGGCTAACAGTAGACGGAAGAGTGCTTTTATAAAGCCTAGCGAGTGTCCAGCAACACCGCTTGGTGTTGAAATGACTGAAACGTCAGTAATGAATACTCCTGAGGAATCTG GTGAAATGGTGGTGTCTCCTATGAGCGTCGCTTCCAGCGCCGGACCTGCGCGCTACAACGCCGAAGCTGTTACCAGACTCCTCCAGGACGACCAAGACAGAAGCGTAATTGAAGAAAAGTATGACTCGGCTGCCCTTCCTCCATCCGACGTATCCGTGGCATTAGATATGTCCGGTGAAGGTCAACCCAAGAACAAGAAAGCCACGCCAGTCCAAAAACCACAACGTAAACCAGCCCAGGCAGAATGTCTAACAGGAGTCAAACGACTCATGAGAACGCCTAAGCAGAAAGCCGAGCCTGTAGAAGACCTTCGAGGCAAGTTACTCAAGACGCCCAAAGAGCCGAAACCACCCCAGGAAGAGAGTTTGGAAGGCATTAAAGAACTCCTCGATACCCCTGTACGAAAGGGAACTCTCTTAGAAGACGACATGGCTGGGGTAAAGAAGTTGACGAAGACTCCAAAAGTTATaaacagtcctgtagtgtgtgCTGTAGCCTTGAAGAGACTTGTCAAGACCCCGAAGGATAAGACTGAGCGAGAGGAGGACTTTACTGGAGTCAAACGATTGATGAAGACTCCCAGGCAGAAGAAACAGCAGGTTGAGGAAGATCTGACGGGAGTTCAGGAGATGATGAAAACTCCCCAGCAGAAGAAACAGCTGGTTGAGGAAGATCTGACGGGAGTTCAGGAGATGATTAAAACTCCTAAGCAGAAGAAACAGCTGGTTGAGGAAGATCTGACAGGAGTTCTGGAGATGATGAAAACTCCTAAGCAGAAGAAACAGCCGGTTGAGGAAGATCTGACGGGAGTTCAGGAGATGATGAAAACTCCCCAGCAGAAGAAACAGCTGGTTCAAGAAGACTTGGGCATTCAGCAGATGATGAAAACTCCTAAGCAGAAGAAACAGCTGGTTGAGGAAGATCTGACAGGAGTTCTGGAGATGATGAAAACTCCCCAGCAGAAGAAACAGCTGGTTCAAGAAGACTTGGGCATTCAGCAGATGATGAAAACTCCTAAGCAGAAGAAACAGCTGGTTGAGGAAGATCTGACGGGAGTTCAGGAGATTATTAAAACTCCCCAGCAGAAGAAACAGCCGGTTGACGAAGATCTGACGGGAGTTCTGGAGATGATGAAAACTCCCCAGCAGACGAAACAGCTGGTTGAGGAAGACCTGACAGTTGTTCAGCAGATGATGAAAACTCCAAAGCAGAAGAGCCAACTGGTTGAAGATCTGGTTGGTGTGAAGCGCTTGCTTCAGACCCCCAAGGAGAAAGGGGAGCCAGTTGAAAATGACTTTGGAATTGATCATTTGATGAAGACTCCCAAGCAGAAAGGAGATGAAGCGGTGCTGGGTTCCACCATGGATGCAGAGTTCAACTCCGTGAGTTCTGGTGTTTTGCTTCTGGAAG atGCCAGTGAGGAATCTGAAGAGAAGGAAAATATCTGCCCGGtcgaaaatgtgaaaaatgatgGAGAAGCAGCTGTTGGTCTACAGATTGAGACGGAAGAAGGAGAAACTTCTTGCCAGGAGGTGGAAGCGTCTGTAGCTTCTCCCGAGCAAGAGGAGCAGTCGAACAGATCCTCACCTGCTAAAAAGACCAGGCGTGGTGCTCAAGTAAGAACTGCACGGAGATCCCAGAAGAGTCAAGGACGTCAGGTGGATTCGGATTCTCTGTCTGGTACGGTTGCAGGATCTGAGGAGGAAACCAGCGCTGGTTCTCCAAAGTCTGTTCCTTGTGTGCGATTAAGGAGAGGCAAGTCAGCCGTTGACCTCCTCGAGGACGTTCCTGTACAAACTCCTGATAGAAAATATACCAGAGGAAAAATCCCCAAGGAGCAAGCGGAGGCTCAGAAACCAGCTCGTGCCTCTGCAGAGGCACTTAAACCCAGGAGAGGAAGGAAAGCCGAACGAGATGTCAGTCCTGTTGTTGACTTGACTGCTTCCGCAGAGGTGGAAGACTCCGTGAAGACACCGGCTCCTGCTAGGACCaagagaggaaggaaagaaaaacacgaACCGGAGAATCCACAAAAGCCAGAAGCCTCGGTTGGGGTGGCGTCGGAGAGTGCTGAACTTCAGCCGTCAGAAGAGACCGAGCCTCCTGTTAAGTCCAACACCAGAGCAAGGAGAGGCAGGACAACAAAGCAGGAACCAACAACGGCTGCAGAAGTTGAGGAATCCTCAGACGCCGTAGTGGAGGTAGAAGCCGTCGTACTAGAGAGTTCTAAAATCAAATCCGCCGCGAAAACCAGGAGAGGCAGGCTGACAAAGAAGGAAATGCTGAAGACCTCGCAATTTGAGGAGTCTTGTGAACCCACCCTGACTGTCATGGAGTCGGACGTTAAGAGCTCGGATGCCGTCGTTGTCACCGAGCCCAAATTATCAGCGATTGCAGAAGATCAATCGGCAGCAGAAACTGTTCAAGCCAACTCAAAACCGAGGAGAGGCAGGGCAGCAAAGAAGGAAACTCCACAAGCTGAGGACACCTCTAAACCCACTTTGGATCCTGAGGTGCTGCCTGAAGAGCGCACTCGAATGCCTGTTGTGAAGTCTAGACGAGGAAGGAGCGCGAATCCAGGGGCTTTGATCAACCAGGGAGCGGCCGATGAATCCAACATTGAACCTTCTGCAGTTGAACCTGAGCCTAAAGCAGAAGCTCCAGCAGTCAGGTCTGGCCGAGGTGCTGGAAACAAGCAGGTAAAGTCGCAGGTAGAGGACGCAGCTAATGGTCCTTTTACGGAAACCAGTGCAGCAGCTACTGTGGCGGAAGAACCAGCGGTGAAAAACGTCAGAGGAGGCAGGAGGACAAAACAGCCCAAAGCTCAGGTTTTAGATGATTCTCAGGACTCAGAACCCATCCGGCAGTTGGAGGCCTCTGCAGCCAGGTCATCCAGAGGAAAGCGCACAGCTGCTGTCAAGGATGAACCGGACGCGCCGGTTAAAAGAGTGCGTCGCGGCGCTACTCTCGAAGCTCCTCCAGTTGTCAAGCCTAGCCGTGGTAGAAAAGCAGCGACAAAATCCGAGCCAGAGGAAGTCTCAGAAGGTTCCACATCAGTGGTGGGACCAATCGAAGAGACCAGCAATGAAACAAAGGTACCAGGGTCTGCGACTGAAGAAACGCCACTTTCAGAGGCAGAAGCtaagagaggaagagggagaatCGTCAAGAAAGCCAAGGTCTCCACCAAGGACACCTCAGTCAGAGAAGCTGAAGAAGCAGCAGCTGAGGAAGAGCCTCAACAGAAGATGTCCAGGAAGAAAGATGAACCAGCAGCCAAAGACGATGCAGAGACTAAGCAGTCGGTACATCCGGCAGTCAAAGGGCGCAAAGGGAGAGGGGCAAAGGAACAAGAAGAACCGGAAAAGGAGAAGCCAGCTGCTGAAGAAAGCATCCAACCAGTCAGGAGAGGAAGAGCGGCCGCTTCAGTAGGGTTAGAAGTAGCTGCCAGGCAGAAAAGGGGGCAGAAAAGGAAGGACCTGGAGGTTGAAGGTGACAAAATTCCAGATACGGAGCCCTTACCGAAGAGGAAAAGGGGCAAAGGAGCCGGTGCAGAAGCTCAAACAGACGCAGCAGCTGCACCAGGCAGAGGGAGGAGGACGGCTGCAAAGGAGGCAGAAGAAACTTCTGTAGTGGAAGCAGAAGAAGCTCCtaagaaggaagaaaaacccGTCAGAGGTCGGAGGAAAGCAGCTCCGGAAGATGTTCCACCTCAGGCTGAGGATCCCATCTCGG AGAGAACCACTCGCCGAGGGACCAGAGGTGAGAAGAAAGCCGAGACGGACGTCGCTTCTGCTCCTGCGAGACGGACGAGAAGGAAATAA